A genomic region of Photobacterium swingsii contains the following coding sequences:
- a CDS encoding substrate-binding domain-containing protein, protein MATIKDVAKEAEVSIATVSRVINKSPKASKASVESVTKAMAKLGYRPNAAAKALVSQSTNTVGVLVGDVSDPFFGTLIKAVDTVAHQDNKHILIGNGYHDADKERRALDLLINSRCDALVIHAKGLSDQELIAYANEVKSMVIINRHIPELADRCISLDNYKGAYLATEFLIRQGHSQIACLASNHQIEDADQRVKGYLAALADNGITLPSSYIEHGEPNSDGGEIAMTNLLSKSLEITGVVAYNDYMAAGALSVLEENGIAVPRQVSMMGFDDGLIAKYVQPRLTTVRYPIQMMAEKAAQLALSLAKQKSKEAETIIFSPTLVRRDSVERL, encoded by the coding sequence AGCCAGTAAAGCATCGGTTGAATCCGTGACAAAAGCGATGGCAAAACTCGGCTACCGTCCTAACGCTGCCGCTAAAGCGCTTGTTAGTCAAAGTACGAATACTGTTGGGGTACTTGTTGGTGATGTTTCTGATCCCTTCTTCGGCACACTGATCAAAGCCGTAGACACAGTCGCTCATCAAGACAACAAACATATACTGATCGGAAACGGCTACCATGATGCAGATAAAGAGCGTCGTGCATTGGATTTATTAATAAATAGCCGCTGTGATGCTTTAGTCATTCATGCGAAAGGATTATCAGACCAAGAACTTATCGCATATGCAAATGAAGTTAAAAGTATGGTGATCATCAACCGCCATATTCCAGAGTTAGCCGATCGCTGTATATCCTTAGACAACTATAAAGGCGCGTATTTAGCCACCGAGTTCCTTATCCGTCAGGGCCATAGTCAAATTGCTTGCCTTGCATCTAACCACCAAATTGAAGATGCCGATCAACGAGTAAAAGGCTATTTAGCCGCGCTGGCAGACAATGGCATCACGCTACCATCCAGTTACATTGAGCACGGCGAGCCAAACAGTGATGGTGGTGAAATAGCGATGACTAACCTACTCAGTAAATCGCTAGAGATAACCGGGGTAGTTGCCTATAACGACTATATGGCAGCGGGCGCTTTATCTGTACTAGAGGAAAACGGTATCGCGGTACCTCGTCAAGTTTCAATGATGGGATTTGATGATGGGTTAATTGCTAAATATGTCCAGCCTCGCCTAACAACAGTGCGTTACCCAATTCAAATGATGGCAGAGAAAGCCGCACAATTGGCGCTTTCATTGGCTAAGCAAAAATCAAAAGAAGCAGAGACCATCATCTTTTCTCCAACACTCGTTCGACGCGATTCAGTTGAACGTTTGTGA